Proteins encoded within one genomic window of Hevea brasiliensis isolate MT/VB/25A 57/8 chromosome 8, ASM3005281v1, whole genome shotgun sequence:
- the LOC131182477 gene encoding uncharacterized protein LOC131182477, whose protein sequence is MGSLMMKLLLLILIIGGSVSCSLGVEPLESLVSQKGRKEKTACQLAVKENSSDMIEKLRENDENPQAAADSKQNIDGNFRHNEIIMRRLLQRGPVPPSSGNTPCTHIPGRGKGCVTPNTHG, encoded by the exons ATGGGGAG TTTGATGATGAAGCTGCTACTGTTAATCTTGATTATTGGCGGATCAGTCTCTTGTTCTCTTGGAGTTGAACCGCTTGAAAGCTTGGTTTCACAAAAGGGAAGGAAAGAGAAAACCGCTTGTCAACTTGCAGTAAAAGAAAATTCTAGTGATATGATAGAGAAGCTGAGGGAAAATGATGAAAATCCGCAAGCTGCTGCAGATTCCAAGCAAAATATTGATGGCAATTTCAGACACAATGAAATTATCATGCGAAGACTACTACAAAGGGGACCTGTGCCTCCTAGCTCTGGTAACACTCCTTGTACTCATATTCCTGGTAGAGGAAAGGGTTGTGTTACTCCTAATACTCATGGTTGA